Proteins found in one Pseudomonas mosselii genomic segment:
- the tnpB gene encoding IS66 family insertion sequence element accessory protein TnpB (TnpB, as the term is used for proteins encoded by IS66 family insertion elements, is considered an accessory protein, since TnpC, encoded by a neighboring gene, is a DDE family transposase.), which translates to MMRPDAKVQKVYLYPKPVDFRKSINGLAALVELDIKVEVFNPVLFVFLNRTRSQVKILYWERNGFCLWLKRLEAERFKTKPDAGDEAIELTVDELNWLLDGIDLWRNRPHQILTPRFVT; encoded by the coding sequence ATGATGCGTCCCGACGCCAAAGTGCAGAAGGTCTATCTCTACCCAAAGCCCGTCGACTTCCGCAAATCCATCAACGGACTGGCCGCGCTGGTCGAGCTGGACATCAAGGTGGAGGTGTTCAACCCGGTGCTGTTCGTGTTCCTCAATCGCACGCGCAGCCAGGTCAAGATTCTCTACTGGGAGCGCAATGGCTTCTGCCTGTGGCTCAAGCGACTGGAAGCCGAGCGTTTCAAGACCAAACCCGATGCGGGTGACGAAGCCATCGAACTGACGGTCGACGAACTGAACTGGCTGCTCGACGGCATCGACCTGTGGCGCAACCGTCCGCACCAGATACTGACGCCGCGCTTCGTAACCTGA
- a CDS encoding integrase: protein MADLLLFTPKHQRDSQKNLDDFIAMCRDRLTVFGADLDWYANAWPKVGNFTVMGAPARGYTTDQLLNADIIPFAKAYVRYQQGHTPTKLKNEFKAIRCIEKALLTVKGKADITQVDQLVMDAAGQVAREYEATSYQAGVSLVKLMGFLNESRIVPDSITWRNPIRKPKEIDRTDAEGKRKRAEKLPEDRWLEAMAEMFANDLVSARDRFTTSVFALLMCAPSRISEVQDLPVNCLHPDTDGEGVERLGLRFYAGKGYGADIKWIPTIFKDIATEAVRRLTELSAPGRALAKWYEDHPDRFYRHEDCPHVPDNQPLTDEQACMAIGIKAMKGALDSFFSKYKPYGALKKKGESLTLAFLNDYCHSQLPVGWPWRNRDRNIKYSEALCCFRAHELRSDFSPSPIRIWGPGKSTFTTDLNFIDGQERSIWKRHGYKNPDGSEISMTSHQVRHFLNTVAQRGALGQLDIAKWSGRANIHQNAVYNHMSDDEYVELARNAGVGGILDKIQASMPVTYADLETVGDGIAHVTEYGFCVHDYSMLPCQKHRDCLNCTEQVCVKGDVTKLDRLRQQRSLTHMQLEKAEAADTSGTYGADRWSQHQIKTLERLDQLIQILESPDLPDGTAIRLSNDQEYTPLKRELAARQSYRRLPSSEPGIDELRNLLGVF from the coding sequence ATGGCTGACCTACTGCTGTTCACCCCCAAGCATCAGCGTGACAGCCAGAAGAATCTGGACGATTTCATTGCGATGTGTCGTGACCGCCTGACGGTATTCGGGGCAGATTTAGACTGGTATGCCAATGCCTGGCCCAAGGTCGGCAACTTTACGGTCATGGGGGCGCCTGCGAGGGGCTACACGACTGATCAACTGCTGAATGCTGACATCATTCCCTTTGCCAAAGCTTATGTTCGCTACCAGCAGGGTCATACCCCCACTAAGCTCAAAAACGAATTCAAGGCGATCCGCTGCATCGAGAAAGCTCTGCTGACGGTCAAGGGCAAAGCGGACATTACGCAGGTAGATCAACTCGTCATGGACGCAGCGGGTCAAGTTGCGAGGGAGTATGAGGCCACGAGCTATCAGGCAGGTGTGAGCTTGGTAAAGCTTATGGGGTTCCTCAATGAAAGTCGGATCGTTCCCGACTCGATTACCTGGCGAAATCCCATCCGCAAGCCTAAAGAGATAGACAGGACAGACGCGGAAGGAAAAAGAAAACGAGCAGAAAAGCTACCAGAGGATCGCTGGTTGGAAGCTATGGCAGAGATGTTTGCCAACGATCTCGTAAGTGCTCGGGATCGTTTTACCACGTCCGTATTTGCACTGCTGATGTGCGCGCCATCTCGGATATCGGAGGTTCAAGACCTGCCGGTGAATTGCCTGCATCCTGATACAGATGGCGAGGGTGTCGAAAGACTGGGGCTACGGTTTTATGCCGGCAAAGGTTATGGGGCGGATATTAAGTGGATTCCGACCATATTCAAGGATATTGCCACCGAGGCAGTGCGCCGGTTGACCGAGTTGTCTGCTCCAGGGCGGGCGTTGGCAAAATGGTATGAAGATCACCCTGACAGATTTTACCGCCATGAAGACTGTCCCCATGTTCCTGACAACCAGCCACTAACTGATGAGCAAGCTTGTATGGCGATTGGCATCAAGGCCATGAAAGGGGCATTGGACTCGTTTTTCTCGAAATACAAACCCTATGGAGCTTTGAAGAAAAAGGGTGAGTCACTGACGCTGGCATTCCTAAATGACTACTGTCATAGCCAACTTCCTGTCGGATGGCCTTGGAGGAACCGGGATCGCAATATCAAGTACTCGGAGGCGCTTTGCTGTTTTAGGGCTCACGAACTCCGTTCGGATTTTAGTCCGAGCCCTATCAGGATATGGGGGCCCGGGAAGAGCACGTTTACCACTGACCTGAACTTCATTGACGGTCAGGAGCGCAGCATCTGGAAGCGACACGGTTACAAGAACCCAGATGGCAGTGAAATCTCGATGACCTCTCACCAGGTGCGTCATTTCCTCAATACCGTGGCACAGCGTGGCGCATTGGGGCAGCTAGACATCGCCAAGTGGTCAGGGCGGGCCAACATCCATCAGAACGCTGTGTACAATCACATGAGCGACGACGAGTACGTCGAGCTGGCCAGGAATGCCGGCGTCGGTGGGATACTCGACAAGATCCAGGCCAGCATGCCCGTTACCTATGCGGATCTGGAGACTGTAGGTGACGGTATCGCCCATGTCACTGAGTATGGATTCTGCGTACATGACTACTCGATGCTGCCTTGCCAGAAGCATCGGGATTGCTTGAATTGCACCGAACAGGTTTGCGTAAAAGGTGACGTGACCAAGCTTGATCGTCTCAGGCAGCAGCGTAGTTTGACCCATATGCAACTTGAAAAGGCCGAGGCGGCAGATACTTCAGGAACCTATGGCGCCGATCGCTGGAGCCAGCATCAGATCAAGACTTTGGAACGACTGGATCAGTTGATTCAGATACTTGAATCACCCGACCTCCCGGACGGAACGGCCATTCGACTCAGCAATGATCAAGAGTACACCCCGTTGAAGCGAGAGCTTGCTGCCCGCCAGTCCTACCGCAGGCTCCCTTCATCAGAGCCCGGCATTGATGAGCTGCGAAATCTGCTGGGGGTCTTCTAG
- a CDS encoding site-specific integrase: MNKNALQVAVVNRFYSRDGYLVNFDSSRWELSKDIAIPVGSLSQYLGERDYSFRRVLEFYARAGAPSHARNIFNRFLHYCEQMQGSDLLSVASLISYRSSLDRKTEWYMGVLRGAIRQWSRLGYPGISDEVLTLLNKWVIKGNEKGFAVQSMCPDAGPLTDIELQGVISAVVDAFTGQRLSLEETCLSMILAMTGRRPGQIAALKVKDLHSTAQGAYWINFPRAKQRNTPWRSSFNRFAIVEDLWLLLQQQAESVKTAFSEQAGGPLPQKVQDELPFFPVSHSLETDSDVEVLLGSDRLHIPTQEVYQAMLGVARTIAVISERTGAPIALNPNRFRYTLGTNLAREGRGELVIAEALDHSDTQNVGVYVKNIPEIVERIDKAVALQLAPFAQAFRGVLVTSEREACRGDDPSSRISNGRANVGTCGSYGFCGALAPIACYTCAHFQPWLDGPHEEVLDRLIEERDRVRVNCGDLKIASTNDRLILAVSDVINRCKEARGEVAYG; encoded by the coding sequence GTGAATAAAAATGCTCTTCAGGTAGCTGTAGTTAATCGTTTTTACTCTAGGGACGGCTATCTCGTGAATTTCGATAGCTCTCGATGGGAGCTTAGTAAGGATATAGCCATTCCGGTTGGCTCGCTTTCGCAGTATTTGGGGGAAAGGGATTATTCATTTCGGCGGGTTCTGGAGTTTTACGCAAGAGCGGGAGCGCCGTCGCATGCGAGAAATATTTTTAATCGTTTTTTGCATTACTGCGAGCAGATGCAAGGTTCCGATCTGCTTTCCGTCGCTTCGTTGATCTCCTACCGATCATCGCTAGATAGGAAAACAGAGTGGTACATGGGAGTATTGCGCGGGGCGATCCGCCAATGGTCGCGGCTTGGATATCCAGGTATCTCTGATGAGGTTTTGACCCTGCTGAATAAGTGGGTCATCAAGGGGAACGAGAAAGGTTTCGCTGTCCAGTCGATGTGTCCCGACGCTGGGCCTCTAACCGATATTGAACTCCAAGGGGTTATCTCTGCTGTGGTCGATGCATTCACCGGGCAGCGACTCTCCTTGGAGGAGACGTGTCTATCAATGATCTTAGCCATGACGGGGCGGCGCCCTGGGCAAATCGCGGCGCTCAAAGTCAAAGACCTGCATTCCACTGCTCAAGGGGCCTATTGGATCAACTTCCCCAGGGCTAAGCAGCGCAATACGCCATGGCGCTCCTCGTTCAATCGCTTTGCGATTGTTGAGGATCTTTGGTTGCTGTTGCAGCAGCAAGCGGAGTCTGTGAAGACGGCTTTTTCCGAGCAGGCAGGCGGTCCGCTGCCTCAGAAAGTACAGGACGAGTTGCCATTTTTTCCCGTATCGCATTCCCTTGAGACCGATTCCGATGTTGAGGTACTACTTGGTAGCGACCGGCTGCATATCCCCACCCAAGAGGTGTATCAAGCGATGTTGGGAGTTGCCAGGACGATTGCTGTCATTAGCGAGCGCACTGGGGCGCCTATCGCCCTCAACCCGAATCGCTTTCGCTACACGCTTGGCACGAATCTGGCTCGAGAAGGAAGAGGGGAGTTGGTCATTGCTGAGGCGTTGGATCACTCCGATACCCAGAACGTAGGCGTGTACGTCAAAAACATCCCTGAGATCGTCGAGCGCATCGATAAGGCTGTCGCCTTGCAGCTCGCACCGTTTGCCCAGGCGTTTCGAGGCGTTCTTGTTACATCAGAACGTGAGGCATGCCGAGGCGATGACCCGAGCAGCCGAATCTCGAACGGCAGGGCCAACGTAGGCACCTGTGGCAGCTATGGCTTCTGTGGCGCATTGGCACCCATCGCTTGTTACACATGTGCCCACTTCCAGCCTTGGCTCGATGGCCCCCACGAAGAGGTCTTGGATCGCCTGATCGAGGAGCGGGATCGGGTTCGAGTCAACTGCGGAGATCTGAAGATCGCTTCGACCAACGACCGATTAATCTTGGCCGTAAGTGACGTAATCAACCGTTGCAAAGAGGCCAGGGGAGAGGTTGCGTATGGCTGA
- a CDS encoding tyrosine-type recombinase/integrase: protein MDISMRRFVAADGERFAVLVDGSGMPLYYPTLFTTWHLRSRSLAANSIANALNAIKALYAWEAQVGIDLMSLFSQGELLGEERVRGLSDFLQLALAPEHRDSKVVPIARRPKTVGTSNHYFRLTVVADYLGFLAKRLCPSSRGDREIKLMVASIRANRPSKPNKSVSDKDERYLDEAVVEALEQALRPGSEHNPAKDQAVQVRNALMFMILRLTGLRRGELLNLKVDDVDFAKNTLRVVRRPDSRGDSRAHQPTAKTRQRTIPLAPELITRIYEYVLRYRSKLPGAKRHGYLFVTHKEGPTQGRPLSISAFQKWMLGVASIIEDSGVHAHALRHHWNYTFSQHSDASEMSTATEEKIRSYLMGWEETSGTAQTYNKRHTKQKAAEAVLALQGKYLKKSSDEVAGE from the coding sequence ATGGACATATCGATGCGTAGATTCGTGGCTGCTGACGGCGAGCGGTTTGCGGTGCTGGTCGATGGTTCAGGTATGCCTCTTTACTACCCCACTCTTTTCACCACGTGGCATCTGCGGTCGCGCTCCCTGGCCGCCAATTCGATTGCGAATGCGTTGAACGCGATCAAGGCTCTATACGCCTGGGAAGCTCAGGTCGGCATCGATCTGATGTCACTGTTTTCGCAAGGCGAGCTACTTGGTGAAGAGCGAGTGAGGGGGCTAAGCGACTTCTTGCAGCTTGCTCTCGCTCCCGAGCACCGAGATAGTAAGGTTGTCCCGATCGCTAGACGTCCAAAGACGGTCGGCACCAGTAATCACTATTTCAGGTTGACCGTTGTGGCCGACTATTTGGGCTTTCTGGCCAAGCGGCTGTGCCCATCCAGTCGGGGTGATAGGGAAATCAAGTTGATGGTGGCGTCAATCAGAGCTAACCGTCCCAGCAAGCCCAACAAATCAGTATCGGACAAGGACGAACGATATCTGGACGAGGCCGTTGTGGAGGCATTGGAACAGGCGCTTAGACCTGGCTCGGAACACAATCCGGCCAAGGATCAGGCAGTGCAGGTGCGCAATGCATTGATGTTCATGATTCTCCGCCTGACTGGGCTTCGTCGGGGGGAGCTGCTGAACCTCAAGGTCGATGACGTGGATTTCGCCAAAAACACTCTGCGCGTGGTGAGGCGTCCTGATTCGAGGGGCGATTCACGGGCCCATCAGCCTACGGCCAAGACTCGTCAGCGAACCATTCCACTTGCGCCGGAACTCATCACCCGGATTTACGAATATGTGCTTCGCTATCGGAGTAAATTGCCTGGGGCGAAGAGGCATGGTTACTTGTTTGTGACCCACAAGGAAGGCCCGACTCAAGGTCGCCCACTCTCGATCTCAGCCTTTCAGAAGTGGATGTTGGGCGTCGCCTCTATCATCGAGGACTCTGGCGTGCATGCGCATGCCCTCCGACATCACTGGAATTACACCTTTTCCCAGCACAGCGACGCCTCGGAAATGTCCACCGCGACAGAAGAAAAAATTCGCTCTTATCTGATGGGCTGGGAAGAAACCTCTGGTACGGCGCAAACCTACAACAAGCGACACACCAAACAAAAAGCCGCAGAAGCTGTTCTTGCCCTTCAAGGAAAGTACCTGAAAAAGTCCAGTGATGAGGTGGCCGGTGAATAA
- a CDS encoding single-stranded DNA-binding protein: MARGVNKVILVGTCGQDPEVRYLPNGNAVTNLSLATSEQWTDKQSGQKVERTEWHRVSLFGKVAEIAGEYLRKGSQCYIEGKLQTREWEKDGIKRYTTEIIVDINGTMQLLGGRPQGQQGGGDQYNQGGGNNYNQGGQQQYNQAPRQQAPRPQQAPQRPAPQQPAPQPAADFDSFDDDIPF; the protein is encoded by the coding sequence ATGGCCCGTGGGGTTAACAAAGTCATTCTGGTCGGTACCTGCGGTCAGGATCCCGAAGTCCGCTACCTGCCCAACGGTAACGCCGTGACCAACCTGAGCCTGGCCACCAGCGAGCAGTGGACCGACAAGCAGTCGGGCCAGAAGGTCGAGCGTACCGAGTGGCACCGTGTGTCGCTGTTCGGCAAGGTTGCCGAGATTGCCGGCGAGTACCTGCGCAAGGGTTCGCAGTGCTACATCGAAGGCAAGCTCCAGACCCGCGAGTGGGAAAAGGACGGCATCAAGCGCTACACCACCGAGATCATCGTCGACATCAACGGCACCATGCAGCTGCTCGGCGGTCGTCCGCAGGGTCAGCAGGGTGGTGGTGACCAATACAACCAAGGTGGTGGTAACAACTACAACCAAGGTGGCCAGCAGCAGTACAACCAGGCTCCTCGTCAGCAGGCTCCGCGTCCGCAGCAGGCGCCACAGCGCCCGGCGCCGCAACAACCGGCTCCGCAGCCAGCCGCTGACTTCGACAGCTTCGACGACGATATTCCGTTCTAG
- a CDS encoding MFS transporter — MHDTHNERMSGSETRAASGLALVFAFRMLGMFMVLPVLATYGMDLAGATPALIGLAIGAYGLTQAVLQIPFGVISDRIGRRPVIYVGLIIFALGSVLAAQADSIWGVIAGRILQGAGAISAAVMALLSDLTREQHRTKAMAMIGMSIGLSFAVAMVVGPLLTRAFGLSGLFLATAGLALLGIGLIAFVVPSSHNVLTHRESGVARQALGPTLRNPDLLRLDISIFVLHAILMASFVALPLAFVERGGLPKEQHWWVYLTALLVSFFAMIPFIIYGEKKRKMKRVLLGAVSVLLLVEVFFWQWADNLRGLVIGTVVFFTAFNLLEASLPSLVSKVSPAGGKGTAMGVYSTSQFLGAALGGILGGWLFQHGGLSMVFLGCAVLCVLWLLTALRMNEPPYVTSLRMQLTPEAVREAGLTERLMAVPGVTDAVVVAEEAAIYIKLDTKILDRATLERLVNPASAACEA, encoded by the coding sequence ATGCACGACACCCACAACGAGCGCATGAGTGGCAGCGAAACCCGCGCTGCCAGCGGCCTGGCCCTGGTCTTCGCCTTTCGTATGCTGGGCATGTTCATGGTACTTCCGGTGCTGGCCACCTACGGCATGGACCTGGCCGGCGCCACGCCTGCGCTGATCGGTCTGGCCATCGGTGCCTACGGCCTGACCCAGGCCGTGCTGCAGATTCCGTTCGGAGTGATTTCCGACCGCATCGGCCGCCGCCCGGTGATCTACGTGGGGTTGATCATCTTCGCCCTGGGCAGCGTGCTGGCGGCCCAGGCCGATTCTATCTGGGGCGTGATCGCCGGGCGTATCCTGCAGGGCGCGGGGGCGATTTCCGCGGCAGTGATGGCGTTGCTGTCCGACCTGACCCGCGAGCAGCACCGGACCAAGGCCATGGCCATGATCGGCATGAGCATCGGCCTGTCGTTCGCCGTGGCGATGGTCGTCGGCCCGCTGTTGACTCGCGCCTTTGGCTTGTCAGGATTGTTCCTTGCCACCGCAGGACTTGCCCTGCTCGGCATCGGCCTGATCGCCTTCGTCGTGCCCAGTTCGCACAATGTGTTGACCCATCGTGAGTCCGGTGTCGCCCGTCAGGCCCTCGGCCCGACCCTGCGCAATCCGGACCTTCTGCGCCTGGATATCAGCATCTTCGTGCTGCACGCGATCCTGATGGCCAGCTTCGTGGCGCTGCCCCTGGCGTTCGTCGAGCGCGGCGGGCTGCCCAAGGAACAGCACTGGTGGGTGTACCTCACCGCGTTGCTGGTTTCATTTTTTGCAATGATCCCCTTTATCATCTACGGGGAAAAGAAGCGCAAGATGAAACGCGTGTTGCTCGGCGCGGTCAGTGTCCTGCTGCTGGTGGAGGTGTTCTTCTGGCAGTGGGCTGACAACTTGCGCGGACTGGTGATCGGCACCGTGGTATTCTTTACTGCATTCAACCTGCTGGAGGCATCCTTGCCTTCGCTGGTCAGCAAGGTGTCGCCTGCCGGTGGCAAGGGGACGGCGATGGGGGTTTACTCCACCAGCCAGTTCCTCGGCGCCGCACTGGGAGGCATCCTCGGTGGCTGGTTGTTCCAGCACGGTGGCTTGAGCATGGTGTTCCTGGGATGTGCCGTGTTGTGCGTCCTGTGGCTGCTCACTGCGTTGCGCATGAACGAGCCGCCGTACGTGACCAGCCTGCGCATGCAGCTGACGCCGGAAGCGGTCCGGGAAGCCGGGCTGACCGAGCGCCTGATGGCCGTGCCGGGTGTGACCGACGCCGTGGTGGTGGCAGAAGAAGCCGCCATCTATATCAAACTGGATACGAAAATTTTGGACCGTGCGACCCTCGAGCGTCTGGTGAACCCAGCCTCTGCGGCGTGCGAAGCCTAG
- the uvrA gene encoding excinuclease ABC subunit UvrA, with protein MDKILIRGARTHNLKNIDLTLPRDKLIVITGLSGSGKSSLAFDTLYAEGQRRYVESLSAYARQFLSMMEKPDVDTIEGLSPAISIEQKSTSHNPRSTVGTITEIYDYLRLLYARVGTPRCPDHDIPLEAQTISQMVDLVLEKPEGSKLMLLAPVIRERKGEHLAVFDELRAQGFVRARVNGKLYELDELPKLDKQKKHSIDVVVDRFKVRADLQQRLAESFETALKLADGIALVAPMDDEDGEELIFSARFACPVCGHAISELEPKLFSFNNPAGACPTCDGLGVKQFFDTKRLVNAELTLAEGAIRGWDRRNVYYFQMLGSLAAHYGFSLEEPFGELSAEHQKVILQGSGKQSVDFKYLNDRGDIVKRSHPFEGIVPNLERRYRETESATVREELAKFLGTQPCPDCRGTRLRREARHVWVGEKTLPAVTNLPIGEASNYFGELTLTGRRGEIAAKILKEICERLQFLVNVGLDYLTLDRSADTLSGGEAQRIRLASQIGAGLVGVMYILDEPSIGLHQRDNDRLLATLNHLRDLGNTVIVVEHDEDAIRLADYVVDIGPGAGVHGGQIVAEGSPEEVMAHPDSLTGKYLSGRKKIVVPAKRTPRNKKLSLKLKGARGNNLQNVDLEVPIGLLTCVTGVSGSGKSTLINNTLFPLAATALNGASSLEAAPHASVDGLQHLDKVVDIDQSPIGRTPRSNPATYTGIFTPIRELFAGVPESRSRGYGPGRFSFNVKGGRCEACQGDGLIKVEMHFLPDIYVPCDVCKSKRYNRETLEIKYKGKNIHEVLEMTIEDAREFFDAVPALARKLQTLMDVGLSYIKLGQSATTLSGGEAQRVKLSRELSKRDTGKTLYILDEPTTGLHFADIQQLLDVLHRLRDHGNTVVVIEHNLDVIKTADWLVDLGPEGGSKGGQIIACGTPEELAEKKQSYTGHYLKPLLERDRA; from the coding sequence GTGGACAAGATCCTGATCCGTGGGGCACGTACCCACAACCTGAAGAACATCGACCTGACCCTGCCCCGGGACAAACTGATCGTGATCACCGGCCTGTCCGGATCCGGCAAGTCCTCGCTGGCGTTCGACACCCTGTACGCCGAAGGCCAGCGCCGCTACGTCGAATCGCTGTCGGCCTATGCCCGGCAGTTCCTGTCGATGATGGAAAAGCCCGATGTCGACACCATCGAAGGCCTGTCGCCGGCGATCTCCATCGAGCAGAAGTCGACCTCGCACAACCCACGCTCGACCGTCGGCACCATCACCGAGATCTACGACTACCTGCGCCTGCTCTATGCCCGCGTCGGTACCCCGCGCTGCCCGGACCACGATATCCCGCTGGAGGCGCAAACGATCAGCCAGATGGTCGACCTGGTGCTGGAAAAGCCCGAAGGCAGCAAGCTGATGCTGCTGGCTCCGGTGATCCGCGAGCGCAAGGGCGAGCACCTGGCGGTGTTTGACGAACTGCGTGCCCAGGGCTTCGTCCGCGCCCGGGTCAACGGCAAGCTCTACGAACTCGACGAATTGCCCAAGCTGGATAAACAGAAGAAGCACAGCATCGATGTGGTGGTCGACCGCTTCAAGGTCCGCGCCGACCTGCAGCAGCGCCTGGCCGAATCGTTCGAGACCGCGCTCAAGCTGGCCGACGGCATCGCCTTGGTCGCGCCGATGGACGACGAAGACGGCGAGGAACTGATCTTCTCGGCACGCTTTGCCTGCCCGGTGTGCGGCCATGCGATCAGCGAGCTGGAGCCCAAGCTGTTTTCCTTTAACAACCCGGCCGGTGCCTGCCCGACCTGTGACGGCCTGGGGGTGAAGCAGTTCTTCGACACCAAGCGCCTGGTCAACGCCGAGCTGACCCTGGCCGAAGGCGCGATACGTGGCTGGGATCGGCGCAACGTCTATTACTTCCAGATGCTTGGCTCACTCGCCGCGCACTACGGTTTCAGCCTCGAGGAACCGTTCGGCGAACTGTCGGCCGAGCATCAGAAGGTCATCCTGCAGGGCAGCGGCAAGCAGAGCGTCGATTTCAAGTACCTGAACGACCGTGGCGACATCGTCAAGCGCTCGCACCCCTTCGAGGGCATCGTGCCCAATCTTGAGCGCCGCTACCGCGAAACCGAGTCGGCCACCGTGCGTGAAGAGCTGGCCAAGTTCCTCGGCACCCAGCCCTGCCCCGACTGCCGCGGCACCCGCCTGCGTCGTGAGGCTCGCCATGTGTGGGTCGGCGAGAAGACCCTGCCGGCGGTGACCAACCTGCCGATCGGCGAAGCCAGCAACTACTTCGGCGAGCTGACCCTCACCGGGCGGCGTGGCGAGATCGCGGCAAAGATCCTCAAGGAGATCTGCGAGCGCCTGCAGTTCCTGGTCAACGTTGGTCTCGACTACCTGACGCTGGACCGCAGCGCCGATACCCTGTCCGGCGGCGAAGCCCAGCGTATCCGCCTGGCCAGCCAGATCGGCGCCGGCCTGGTCGGGGTGATGTACATCCTCGATGAACCGTCCATCGGTCTTCATCAACGGGACAACGACCGCCTGCTGGCCACCCTCAACCACCTGCGCGACCTGGGCAACACGGTGATTGTGGTCGAGCACGACGAGGACGCCATCCGCCTGGCTGACTACGTGGTGGATATCGGCCCAGGCGCCGGCGTGCATGGCGGCCAGATCGTCGCCGAGGGCTCGCCCGAAGAGGTCATGGCGCACCCCGACTCGCTGACCGGCAAATACCTGTCCGGGCGCAAGAAGATCGTCGTCCCGGCCAAGCGCACCCCACGCAACAAGAAGCTGTCGCTCAAGCTCAAGGGCGCGCGCGGCAACAACCTGCAGAACGTCGACCTGGAAGTGCCAATCGGCCTGCTGACCTGCGTGACCGGCGTGTCCGGGTCGGGCAAGTCGACGCTGATCAACAACACCCTGTTCCCCCTCGCCGCCACCGCGCTCAACGGCGCGAGCAGCCTGGAGGCCGCGCCACACGCCAGCGTCGATGGCCTGCAGCACCTGGACAAGGTGGTGGATATCGACCAGAGCCCGATCGGCCGCACGCCTCGTTCCAACCCGGCGACCTACACCGGTATCTTCACGCCGATCCGCGAGCTGTTCGCTGGCGTACCGGAGTCGCGTTCCCGTGGCTACGGCCCGGGGCGCTTCTCGTTCAATGTCAAGGGCGGGCGCTGCGAGGCCTGCCAGGGTGACGGCCTGATCAAGGTGGAAATGCACTTCCTGCCGGACATCTACGTGCCCTGCGATGTGTGCAAGAGCAAGCGCTACAACCGCGAAACACTGGAGATCAAGTACAAGGGCAAGAACATCCACGAGGTACTGGAAATGACCATCGAGGATGCCCGCGAGTTCTTCGATGCGGTCCCGGCCCTGGCGCGCAAGCTGCAAACGCTGATGGATGTCGGTCTGTCGTACATCAAGCTGGGGCAATCGGCGACCACCCTGTCGGGTGGCGAGGCGCAGCGGGTCAAGCTGTCACGCGAGCTGTCCAAGCGGGACACCGGCAAGACCCTGTACATCCTCGACGAACCGACCACAGGTCTTCATTTCGCCGATATCCAGCAGTTGCTGGACGTGTTGCACCGCCTGCGTGACCACGGCAATACCGTGGTGGTGATCGAGCACAACCTGGATGTGATCAAGACCGCCGACTGGCTGGTCGACCTGGGGCCGGAGGGTGGCTCCAAGGGTGGGCAGATCATTGCCTGCGGTACGCCGGAAGAGCTGGCCGAGAAGAAACAGTCTTATACCGGACATTACCTCAAGCCGCTGCTGGAACGCGATCGGGCCTGA
- the bfr gene encoding bacterioferritin, which yields MQGHPDVINYLVTLLKGELAARDQYFIHSRMYEDWGLTKLYERINHEMEEETQHADALMRRILMLEGTPDMRADDLEVGSTVPEMIEADLKLEYKVRAALCKGIELCELHKDYISRDILRAQLADTEEDHTYWLEKQQGLIKAIGLENYLQSQM from the coding sequence ATGCAAGGTCACCCGGACGTAATCAACTACCTCGTCACGTTGCTGAAGGGCGAACTGGCAGCACGCGATCAGTACTTCATTCACTCGCGGATGTACGAAGACTGGGGCCTGACCAAGCTCTACGAACGTATCAACCACGAGATGGAAGAAGAGACGCAGCACGCCGACGCCCTGATGCGCCGTATCCTCATGCTCGAAGGCACCCCAGACATGCGCGCCGATGACCTGGAAGTGGGCAGCACCGTGCCGGAAATGATCGAGGCTGATCTCAAGCTCGAGTACAAGGTCCGCGCCGCGCTGTGCAAGGGTATCGAGCTGTGCGAGCTGCACAAGGACTACATCAGCCGCGACATCCTGCGCGCGCAGTTGGCCGATACCGAAGAAGATCACACCTACTGGCTGGAGAAGCAGCAGGGGCTGATCAAGGCCATTGGCCTGGAGAACTACCTGCAGTCGCAGATGTAA